The Thalassotalea psychrophila genome window below encodes:
- the rplT gene encoding 50S ribosomal protein L20: MARVKRGVQARARHKKVLKQAKGYYGARSRVYRVAFQAVTKAGQYAYRDRRQRKRQFRQLWIARINAAARQNGLSYSRFICGLKNASIEIDRKILADIAVYDKAAFSVLVQKAQATL; the protein is encoded by the coding sequence ATGGCTAGAGTAAAACGCGGTGTTCAAGCACGCGCACGTCACAAAAAAGTTCTTAAGCAAGCGAAAGGTTATTACGGAGCACGTTCACGTGTTTATCGTGTTGCTTTCCAAGCTGTAACTAAAGCAGGTCAATACGCTTACCGCGATCGTCGTCAACGTAAACGTCAATTCCGTCAACTTTGGATTGCTCGTATAAACGCGGCAGCTCGTCAAAATGGTTTATCTTACAGCCGTTTCATTTGTGGTCTTAAAAACGCTTCAATTGAAATCGATCGTAAGATCCTAGCTGACATCGCAGTATACGATAAAGCGGCTTTCTCTGTTCTAGTACAAAAAGCGCAAGCTACTTTGTAA
- a CDS encoding phosphoribosylaminoimidazolesuccinocarboxamide synthase, whose product MTIANKVLAVNNDLPIRTDAPVHSGKVRSVYWLTADDSRRLIKEKGYNVAEDSPLAIMVISDRISAFDCIWHGEGGMKGVPGKGAALNAISNHWFKLFKDNGLADSHILDIPHPFVWIVQKAKPVMIEAICRQYITGSMWRSYVKGEREFCGIQLPEGLEKDTKLPELLQTPSTKGILEGIPGVPAQDDVNITRKNIEDNFEAFNFKSETDITLYEKLLEEGFDLISGELAKLDQIFIDTKFEFGYVTDAAGNDKLIYMDEVGTPDSSRIWDGSEYRNGKVVENSKEGFRQLLLNHFPDPDILLNKDRMEEREALARDNALPESVLMAVSATYTGIAEKITGEKIVISDDPKAEVIEILRNEYNLID is encoded by the coding sequence ATGACAATTGCTAACAAAGTTTTAGCTGTAAACAACGACCTGCCAATTAGAACTGATGCACCAGTGCACAGTGGTAAAGTTAGAAGCGTATATTGGTTAACTGCCGATGATTCACGTCGCCTTATCAAAGAGAAGGGCTATAACGTCGCTGAAGACTCACCATTAGCAATTATGGTAATAAGTGACCGTATCTCTGCTTTTGACTGTATTTGGCACGGTGAGGGCGGTATGAAGGGCGTTCCTGGTAAAGGCGCGGCACTTAACGCTATTTCAAATCATTGGTTCAAGTTATTTAAAGACAATGGTTTAGCCGATAGCCATATTCTAGATATTCCACATCCATTCGTATGGATTGTACAAAAGGCTAAGCCTGTAATGATTGAGGCCATTTGTCGTCAATACATTACCGGTTCAATGTGGCGCTCATATGTTAAAGGCGAGCGTGAGTTTTGTGGTATCCAATTACCAGAAGGCCTAGAAAAAGACACTAAATTACCAGAGCTTTTACAAACACCTTCAACAAAAGGTATTTTAGAAGGCATTCCTGGAGTTCCTGCTCAAGACGATGTAAACATCACTCGTAAGAATATTGAAGATAATTTTGAAGCGTTTAATTTTAAATCTGAAACTGATATCACACTTTACGAAAAGCTATTAGAAGAAGGCTTTGATTTAATTAGTGGTGAACTGGCTAAACTTGATCAAATATTCATCGATACCAAATTTGAATTTGGCTATGTAACTGATGCTGCTGGTAATGATAAACTAATTTACATGGATGAAGTTGGCACACCTGATTCTTCACGTATTTGGGATGGTAGCGAGTACCGCAACGGTAAAGTTGTAGAAAACTCGAAAGAGGGCTTCCGTCAATTATTACTTAATCATTTCCCTGATCCTGATATTCTTTTAAACAAAGACCGTATGGAAGAGCGTGAAGCTTTAGCTCGAGATAACGCCTTGCCAGAATCTGTATTAATGGCAGTATCTGCTACTTATACCGGCATTGCAGAAAAGATCACTGGTGAGAAAATTGTTATTTCTGATGATCCAAAAGCAGAAGTTATCGAAATTTTACGCAATGAATATAATCTAATCGATTAA
- a CDS encoding LysM peptidoglycan-binding domain-containing protein, giving the protein MKKIILPISLTMMVGCQNLEQQTVTSVELPTNAADSTEIYEALLADETAKVIHPKDDVEITLTDKDKLAISDNLWHRIQGQLHFDIPQNSKVIAQRNWYAKHQSYLDRVAKRSEPFIHHIVEELEKHNMPMELVLLPIVESAYDPFAYSHGSASGMWQFLSGTGKQFGLKQDWWYDGRRDVAASTQAAIKFLRYLNKRFDGDWLLALAAYNSGEGRVARAVKDNARKGKPTDFWNLKLPKETRDYVPKLLALADLVKRPEDFGVTLYAIDNQPVVSSIDIGSQLDLALAADLSGLTIDELHALNPGFNRWATAPNGPHQLLVPNNKVEKFKLGLSKLKKEDRLSWQRYKIREGDSLGVIANRFNTTITVVKEANSLKNNRIRAGKYLLIPTATQSLDRYKSYEQIRVSKLTKKGSGNKFTHTVKQGDTLWDIGRKYKVSEKSIAKWNAMAPKDMLRLGQKLTIWTGKTASTKTTQTAATSSNIMRNINYKVRSGDSLARIANKFNVKIADIEKWNKLKRSKYLQPGQLLKLSVNITSI; this is encoded by the coding sequence ATGAAGAAAATTATATTACCTATATCGCTAACCATGATGGTTGGTTGTCAAAATTTAGAACAACAAACAGTTACTAGTGTTGAATTGCCAACTAATGCAGCTGATTCTACTGAAATCTATGAAGCATTATTAGCTGATGAAACCGCAAAAGTTATCCATCCTAAAGATGATGTTGAAATAACCCTCACCGATAAAGACAAGCTCGCCATTTCTGATAACCTTTGGCACAGAATTCAAGGGCAGCTGCATTTTGACATACCGCAAAACAGCAAAGTTATCGCCCAGCGTAACTGGTATGCCAAACATCAAAGCTACCTAGACCGTGTTGCAAAGCGTTCGGAGCCTTTTATACATCATATTGTTGAAGAGCTAGAAAAACACAATATGCCAATGGAGTTAGTGTTATTACCTATTGTTGAAAGTGCCTACGACCCATTTGCTTACTCACACGGTAGCGCCTCTGGTATGTGGCAGTTCTTATCAGGTACAGGTAAACAGTTTGGCTTAAAACAAGACTGGTGGTATGACGGTCGACGTGATGTTGCGGCATCAACACAAGCTGCAATAAAGTTTTTACGTTACTTAAATAAACGCTTTGATGGTGATTGGCTATTAGCTCTTGCGGCTTACAATTCAGGTGAAGGACGAGTTGCCAGAGCAGTTAAAGATAATGCTCGTAAAGGAAAGCCGACTGACTTTTGGAACTTAAAACTGCCGAAAGAAACTCGTGATTACGTACCAAAACTTTTAGCATTAGCCGACTTAGTTAAACGTCCTGAAGATTTTGGCGTAACTCTATATGCAATAGATAATCAGCCGGTTGTAAGCTCAATAGATATTGGCTCACAATTAGATCTTGCTTTAGCTGCAGATCTTTCAGGTTTAACTATTGATGAACTACACGCACTTAACCCTGGTTTTAACCGTTGGGCAACGGCACCTAATGGCCCTCATCAATTACTAGTTCCAAATAATAAAGTTGAAAAATTCAAACTTGGTTTAAGCAAGCTTAAAAAAGAAGACAGATTATCTTGGCAACGTTATAAAATTCGTGAAGGCGACAGTTTAGGTGTTATTGCAAATCGTTTTAATACTACGATTACCGTTGTTAAAGAAGCAAACAGCCTCAAAAATAATAGAATTAGAGCGGGTAAGTATTTATTGATCCCAACGGCAACTCAATCTTTAGATCGTTATAAATCTTACGAACAAATTAGAGTATCAAAACTAACTAAGAAAGGGTCTGGTAATAAATTTACCCACACGGTTAAACAAGGTGACACACTTTGGGATATTGGTCGTAAATATAAAGTGTCAGAAAAAAGCATTGCTAAATGGAACGCAATGGCACCTAAAGACATGTTGCGTTTAGGTCAAAAACTAACTATTTGGACGGGTAAAACTGCTTCGACTAAAACCACACAAACAGCGGCGACTAGTAGCAACATAATGCGTAACATTAACTACAAAGTACGCTCTGGTGATTCATTAGCGCGCATTGCAAATAAGTTTAATGTGAAAATTGCCGACATTGAGAAGTGGAATAAATTAAAACGCAGTAAGTATCTGCAACCTGGGCAATTGCTTAAGTTATCGGTAAATATCACCAGTATTTAA
- the gloB gene encoding hydroxyacylglutathione hydrolase: protein MTQVTAINAFSDNYIWCITNHASTNCSLVDPGDASVCIEFIKENNLTLSSILVTHHHPDHVGGLPDLIEFAKQQGWPLTIYGPASENIRYLDVQLVEGDRVSLFDNSLTFSIIDLPGHTSGHIAYYGEDMLFCGDTLFSGGCGRLFEGTATQMHNSLSKLAALPDATKTYCAHEYTLANLNFARTIEPNNGQLESYLNKVVTLRGQNTSTIPTTIGLEKQINPFLRSQEQEVINMAQQKSEQKLQSDVDVFAIIRTLKDNF from the coding sequence ATGACTCAAGTTACTGCTATTAATGCCTTTTCAGATAACTATATATGGTGTATCACCAACCACGCAAGTACAAACTGTAGTTTAGTAGATCCTGGCGATGCTAGCGTATGTATTGAATTTATAAAGGAAAATAATTTAACCTTAAGCTCAATATTAGTTACTCACCATCATCCTGACCATGTTGGTGGTTTACCTGACCTTATTGAATTTGCCAAGCAACAAGGTTGGCCGTTAACTATTTATGGTCCAGCATCTGAAAATATACGATATTTAGATGTTCAATTAGTTGAAGGTGATCGGGTGTCATTATTCGATAATAGCCTTACTTTTTCGATCATTGATCTACCTGGGCATACATCTGGGCATATCGCATATTACGGTGAAGATATGTTATTTTGTGGGGACACTCTATTTTCAGGTGGATGTGGGCGATTATTTGAAGGTACTGCAACGCAAATGCATAACTCGTTATCTAAGTTAGCAGCCTTACCCGATGCAACTAAAACTTACTGCGCTCATGAATACACTTTAGCAAATTTAAACTTTGCTCGAACTATTGAGCCAAATAATGGTCAACTTGAAAGCTACTTAAACAAAGTAGTCACACTTAGAGGGCAAAACACCTCTACTATCCCAACAACAATTGGCTTGGAGAAACAAATAAACCCTTTTTTACGCAGCCAAGAACAAGAAGTAATAAATATGGCGCAACAAAAAAGTGAGCAAAAGTTACAATCTGATGTCGATGTTTTTGCTATTATCAGAACATTGAAAGATAACTTTTAA
- a CDS encoding class I SAM-dependent methyltransferase has translation MKPALAFDSPKKPTQWRDMPNGELIAENIEQYLLPWWPRFFGYHLLKLGILSGAINSEQSMIKHQVIVGEAKANAQVVAEIDDLPFLEHSVDACLLTHGLEFSVDPHHILREADRVLIPNGHLIITGFNPISLAGLNRLIPFRRQELPWRGRFFTPMRVKDWLHLLGYEIIEDKRFLFSSLNSVINPEKWWRKVWQKFAENYLSSFGSVYVIIAKKRVHPLTPIRPKWQIRPKFNPVKVTTFGPSNFKPNSFNENNPTSTE, from the coding sequence ATGAAACCTGCGTTAGCATTTGATAGCCCTAAAAAGCCAACACAATGGCGTGATATGCCTAATGGTGAGTTAATTGCAGAAAATATTGAACAATATTTGTTGCCTTGGTGGCCGCGATTTTTTGGCTATCATTTACTTAAACTGGGAATTTTGAGTGGCGCGATAAACTCTGAACAATCAATGATCAAGCATCAAGTTATTGTGGGGGAAGCAAAAGCAAATGCACAGGTTGTTGCTGAAATAGATGATTTACCTTTTTTAGAACATAGTGTTGATGCTTGTTTACTTACCCATGGTTTAGAGTTTTCCGTTGATCCTCACCACATACTTAGAGAAGCTGATAGGGTACTTATCCCAAATGGTCATTTGATTATTACTGGATTTAACCCAATAAGCTTGGCAGGTTTAAATCGGCTTATTCCATTTCGTCGTCAAGAGCTGCCATGGCGAGGTCGATTTTTTACTCCTATGCGAGTGAAAGACTGGCTCCACCTTTTAGGTTATGAAATTATTGAAGATAAACGCTTTTTGTTTTCATCGCTTAATTCAGTAATAAACCCAGAAAAGTGGTGGCGTAAGGTTTGGCAAAAGTTTGCCGAGAACTATTTATCATCATTTGGATCTGTATATGTCATTATAGCGAAGAAACGGGTGCATCCGTTAACGCCTATACGCCCTAAGTGGCAAATAAGACCTAAATTTAATCCGGTGAAAGTTACTACCTTTGGGCCTAGTAATTTTAAGCCAAACAGCTTTAATGAAAACAACCCCACGAGTACTGAATAA
- a CDS encoding FGGY family carbohydrate kinase translates to MKTTPRVLNKLMNQQSLFLCLDFGSQSVRAAIIDEMGAIVLVEHLENLNYLNPYQWQVEQTPQWFYQQSVICCQNLMTKAKADNVDLSNLKSVGITTMRNTLINLDREGIPLRNAIVWSDKRKASIIPKLPWYWRLGFSLASIVKPVNKTIKELQQSAFINYIAEHEPKVWQNTEHLLLLSAYLHYRFTNNFIDSSANIISHLPFNFKHGQWHKSNSWQFNALAVKADWLPKLVAPGAEIGQLSKGCQNDFKLPKSIPLIAMAADKACEMLGSGCYKSGQLHISLGTAVSITMLSNKFKGPKTFYPAYPYLIKGLYITEVMLPFGLALLSEFIKQNKAQLDFLSLNKLKHRSTEQLIEIYVQANNITADGLEFDMERITNITQFSNGFVGLKEHSVFQQYVAIMDAIVCGINLAIISLTKRLRQPVKDIVISGGGANSTRLLQAIVKKSQCNVLKAEAKEAGTLGVAIELAVSCGIYDNHPQAIKAMLKPSITIKQNDI, encoded by the coding sequence ATGAAAACAACCCCACGAGTACTGAATAAATTAATGAACCAGCAATCATTATTTCTTTGCCTAGATTTTGGTAGTCAATCGGTAAGAGCAGCAATAATAGATGAAATGGGCGCAATAGTGCTTGTTGAACATTTAGAAAACTTAAACTATCTAAATCCATATCAATGGCAAGTTGAACAAACACCGCAATGGTTTTATCAACAAAGTGTTATTTGCTGTCAAAATTTAATGACTAAAGCAAAAGCTGACAATGTAGATTTAAGTAACCTTAAATCTGTAGGTATTACTACTATGCGTAATACCTTAATTAATTTAGATAGAGAAGGCATACCACTTCGTAACGCCATAGTCTGGAGTGATAAGCGCAAAGCAAGCATAATTCCTAAGCTGCCATGGTATTGGCGTTTAGGATTTTCACTAGCCAGTATTGTAAAGCCTGTTAACAAAACAATTAAAGAGCTTCAACAGAGCGCATTTATAAATTACATTGCCGAGCACGAACCTAAAGTGTGGCAAAATACTGAACATTTGTTACTGCTATCAGCTTATTTGCACTACCGATTTACTAACAACTTCATCGATAGTAGCGCTAATATCATTAGCCATTTACCATTTAACTTTAAGCATGGGCAGTGGCATAAGAGTAATTCATGGCAGTTTAATGCCTTAGCGGTAAAAGCAGATTGGCTACCAAAACTTGTCGCGCCAGGTGCTGAAATAGGGCAATTATCTAAGGGTTGTCAAAACGATTTTAAATTACCCAAATCAATACCGTTAATTGCAATGGCAGCAGATAAAGCCTGTGAAATGTTAGGCTCAGGATGTTATAAATCAGGGCAACTGCATATTAGCCTAGGCACCGCGGTAAGCATTACAATGCTTAGTAATAAATTTAAAGGCCCAAAAACCTTTTATCCAGCCTACCCATATTTAATTAAAGGCTTATACATTACTGAAGTGATGCTACCCTTTGGTTTAGCTTTACTCTCTGAATTTATTAAGCAAAATAAAGCGCAATTAGATTTTTTAAGTTTAAATAAACTTAAACATCGATCAACAGAGCAATTAATTGAAATATATGTACAAGCGAATAACATAACTGCCGATGGACTTGAGTTTGATATGGAACGTATTACAAATATTACTCAATTTTCAAATGGCTTTGTCGGTTTAAAAGAGCATTCTGTATTTCAACAATATGTTGCCATTATGGACGCTATTGTTTGTGGTATTAACCTGGCGATAATTAGTTTAACTAAACGTTTGAGACAACCGGTTAAGGATATTGTTATATCTGGTGGCGGTGCTAATTCAACTCGTTTGTTGCAAGCGATTGTAAAAAAATCACAATGTAATGTGTTAAAAGCAGAAGCAAAAGAAGCGGGGACATTAGGCGTAGCTATAGAGCTAGCAGTGAGCTGCGGAATATATGATAATCACCCCCAAGCTATTAAAGCTATGCTTAAGCCGTCTATAACGATTAAACAAAACGATATTTAA
- a CDS encoding Nif3-like dinuclear metal center hexameric protein, whose protein sequence is MQRLQFQRLLNDLLQPERIKDYCPNGLQVQGNNQVSKIITGVTASQALLDEAVAKGADTIIVHHGYFWKNEPYCLTGMKYNRIKTLLDNDINLFAFHLPLDIHEELGNNVQLAKLLNINITGPLELGNPISVSIQGELAHETTGEALNELISSKLNRQALHISAGSNKPIKTIAWCTGGGQGYIELAAEQGIDAFITGEVSEQTTHIAKEMDIHFFAAGHHATERYGAKALAEYLAATHSLDVEFVDIDNPV, encoded by the coding sequence ATGCAAAGACTTCAATTTCAACGATTACTGAACGACCTTTTACAACCCGAAAGGATAAAAGATTACTGTCCTAATGGCTTGCAAGTACAAGGTAACAATCAAGTTTCTAAAATTATTACTGGTGTAACTGCTTCGCAGGCTTTATTAGATGAGGCTGTTGCAAAAGGTGCAGATACAATTATTGTGCATCACGGCTATTTTTGGAAAAACGAGCCTTATTGTTTAACTGGGATGAAATACAATCGTATTAAAACGTTGCTCGATAACGACATCAATTTGTTTGCCTTTCATTTGCCATTAGATATTCATGAAGAGCTAGGTAATAATGTTCAGCTTGCCAAGTTGTTGAATATAAACATTACTGGGCCTTTAGAGTTGGGTAATCCAATCTCCGTGAGTATACAGGGCGAGCTAGCGCATGAGACGACCGGTGAAGCACTAAACGAGTTAATTTCAAGTAAATTAAATCGTCAGGCCTTGCATATTTCCGCGGGCTCTAATAAGCCAATTAAAACTATTGCTTGGTGTACCGGCGGCGGGCAGGGCTATATTGAGCTTGCTGCAGAGCAGGGCATAGACGCGTTTATTACTGGTGAAGTATCTGAACAAACAACCCATATTGCCAAAGAAATGGATATTCATTTTTTTGCTGCAGGTCATCATGCGACTGAACGATATGGTGCTAAGGCTTTAGCCGAATATCTAGCTGCTACTCATAGCTTAGACGTTGAGTTTGTTGATATCGATAATCCAGTTTAG
- the arsJ gene encoding organoarsenical effux MFS transporter ArsJ: protein MSYFSQLFATLSPQIKQYLVITGNYWAFTLTDGALRMLVVLYFHQLGYSPLNIAMLFLFYEIFGVITNLIGGWLGARLGLNKTMNIGLGIQIIALAMLTVPAELLTILYVMLAQALSGIAKDLNKMSAKSSIKLLVPDDAQSKLYHWIAILTGSKNALKGVGFFLGGLLLTLFEFRGAITIMLVLLSLVWLFSLYALKQDLGKAKNKPKFKDLFSKSPAINILSAARLFLFGARDIWFVVALPVFLAVTFNWDHWWVGGFMACWVVGYGLVQSVAPHFTGKKQSKVPTGKTAFIWAGYLAIIPAAIALALHFDFQIKFAIIAGLLIFGAVFAINSSLHSYLIVSFASNDGVSLDVGFYYMANAMGRLIGTVLSGWVYQTYGLEMCLWISTLFVATAAMLSTKLPNPSSG from the coding sequence TTGAGCTATTTTTCACAGCTGTTCGCGACTCTATCGCCGCAAATAAAGCAATACTTAGTCATTACAGGCAATTACTGGGCTTTTACCTTAACTGATGGCGCTTTGCGCATGTTAGTGGTGTTGTACTTTCATCAATTAGGTTACAGCCCACTTAATATTGCCATGTTATTTTTGTTTTATGAAATATTTGGCGTGATCACAAATTTAATTGGTGGCTGGTTAGGCGCTCGACTAGGTTTGAATAAAACCATGAACATTGGTTTAGGTATTCAAATAATAGCACTTGCAATGCTCACGGTTCCTGCTGAACTGCTGACTATATTGTATGTCATGTTGGCACAGGCTTTATCTGGAATAGCTAAAGATTTAAACAAAATGAGTGCAAAGAGCTCGATTAAGCTTCTGGTTCCTGATGATGCGCAAAGCAAGTTATATCACTGGATAGCAATTTTAACAGGGTCAAAAAATGCCTTAAAAGGCGTTGGTTTCTTTTTAGGCGGGTTACTGTTAACACTGTTTGAGTTTCGTGGTGCTATTACCATTATGTTGGTACTACTATCTCTCGTTTGGTTATTTAGTTTATATGCGTTAAAGCAGGATTTAGGTAAAGCTAAAAACAAACCTAAATTTAAAGATTTATTTTCAAAAAGCCCGGCTATAAATATCCTTTCAGCGGCGCGGTTATTTTTATTTGGCGCCCGAGATATCTGGTTTGTTGTCGCTTTGCCTGTATTTTTGGCAGTAACTTTTAATTGGGATCATTGGTGGGTAGGCGGATTCATGGCTTGTTGGGTAGTTGGCTATGGTTTAGTGCAATCCGTGGCACCGCATTTTACAGGAAAAAAACAGAGTAAAGTCCCTACTGGTAAAACAGCATTTATATGGGCTGGTTACCTTGCCATAATCCCCGCTGCTATTGCTTTAGCACTACACTTTGATTTTCAAATAAAATTCGCAATTATTGCTGGCTTACTTATTTTTGGAGCTGTTTTTGCTATCAATTCATCACTGCACAGTTATTTAATTGTCAGTTTTGCCAGTAATGACGGTGTATCACTTGATGTTGGCTTTTATTATATGGCTAATGCGATGGGACGTTTAATAGGTACGGTACTTTCAGGCTGGGTCTATCAGACCTATGGACTAGAGATGTGCTTATGGATTTCTACGCTATTTGTCGCAACAGCAGCAATGCTTTCCACTAAATTACCTAACCCGAGTTCAGGTTAG
- a CDS encoding ArsJ-associated glyceraldehyde-3-phosphate dehydrogenase has product MTIKIGINGFGRMGRLSMRAAFDMKDVEIVHINDPAGDAKTLAHLMTFDSVHGRWRHEATHQDNNMMINGKAISCTQNTAINDTDWSGCDVVIEASGKIKTKALLQPYLEQGVKRVVVTAPVKEDGVLNIVLGVNEHLYDKNEHPIVTAASCTTNCLAPVVKVIHEQIGIKHGSMTTIHDITNTQTILDAPHKDLRRARACGMSLIPTTTGSATAITHIFPELSGKLNGHAIRVPLANASITDCVFEVQRSTSVEEVNELLKDAANNELSGIMGFEERPLVSIDYKTDPRSSIIDALSTMVVNDTQVKLYVWYDNEWGYANRTAELAHMVGSKDQE; this is encoded by the coding sequence ATGACAATTAAAATAGGTATTAATGGCTTTGGCCGAATGGGTCGTTTATCAATGCGTGCAGCATTTGACATGAAAGACGTAGAAATTGTTCACATTAACGATCCTGCCGGAGACGCTAAAACTCTGGCGCATTTAATGACATTCGATTCAGTACATGGTCGCTGGCGCCATGAAGCAACTCATCAAGATAATAATATGATGATCAATGGTAAGGCCATTTCCTGTACGCAAAATACGGCAATAAATGACACTGATTGGTCAGGTTGTGATGTTGTTATTGAAGCTTCAGGTAAAATAAAAACCAAGGCTTTATTGCAGCCTTATTTAGAGCAAGGGGTAAAACGAGTTGTTGTTACAGCTCCAGTAAAAGAAGATGGTGTTCTTAATATCGTACTAGGCGTAAACGAACACCTTTATGATAAAAATGAGCACCCTATCGTTACAGCGGCGTCTTGTACAACAAATTGTTTGGCTCCGGTAGTGAAGGTTATACATGAACAAATTGGTATCAAACATGGTTCAATGACCACCATTCATGACATTACTAATACCCAAACAATTTTAGATGCGCCACACAAAGATTTACGCCGAGCTCGAGCTTGTGGCATGAGCTTGATCCCTACAACTACCGGCTCAGCTACTGCTATTACCCATATTTTTCCTGAACTATCTGGTAAATTAAACGGCCATGCTATTCGAGTTCCGCTTGCTAATGCGTCTATCACCGATTGTGTATTTGAAGTTCAACGCAGTACAAGCGTGGAAGAAGTAAATGAACTGCTAAAAGATGCTGCTAACAATGAACTTAGCGGTATTATGGGCTTTGAAGAGCGCCCTTTAGTGTCAATTGATTACAAGACAGATCCTCGTTCAAGCATCATAGATGCTCTTTCAACAATGGTAGTGAACGACACTCAAGTAAAGCTTTATGTTTGGTACGACAATGAGTGGGGCTATGCAAACCGTACCGCTGAATTAGCTCACATGGTTGGAAGTAAAGATCAGGAATAA
- a CDS encoding metalloregulator ArsR/SmtB family transcription factor — protein MSPTEFFKNLADDTRTKSLMLIHLEEELCVCELMVALEDSQPKISRHLAQLKKSGVLVDRKQSQWVYYRINPNLAEWAKKIIADTSSANTEFIQNSLTNLMKMGDRPERMKNCCD, from the coding sequence ATGTCGCCTACAGAGTTTTTTAAAAACCTCGCCGATGATACGCGTACTAAAAGCCTGATGCTTATTCATTTGGAGGAAGAGCTTTGTGTTTGCGAGCTAATGGTTGCATTAGAAGATAGCCAACCGAAAATTTCACGTCATTTAGCGCAACTTAAAAAATCGGGCGTTTTGGTCGATAGAAAACAAAGCCAATGGGTTTACTATCGAATTAATCCCAACCTAGCAGAATGGGCAAAAAAAATTATTGCTGATACCTCGTCAGCCAATACTGAATTCATTCAGAACAGTTTAACTAATCTTATGAAAATGGGTGACCGCCCTGAACGTATGAAAAACTGTTGTGACTAA
- a CDS encoding cytochrome b, with protein MTKQAINSYPLLSKLAHWLSAITIIGLFALGFWMVDLTYYSSWYKTAPHWHKSIGVLLLLATAIRLIYKLKQPKVLPIVSHSKLVKKASALTHVMLYLMMIILMISGYLISTADGRAIEVFNWFSVASVGELFANQEDIAGLVHKYLAYSLITLVVVHAGAAIKHHVIDKDDTLKRMTSK; from the coding sequence ATGACTAAACAAGCGATAAATTCTTACCCTCTGCTCAGCAAACTTGCACATTGGTTAAGTGCGATAACCATTATAGGTTTATTTGCACTGGGCTTCTGGATGGTTGACCTTACGTATTACAGCAGCTGGTATAAAACCGCGCCACATTGGCATAAAAGCATTGGTGTTTTATTACTGTTAGCAACTGCAATTAGATTAATATATAAGCTTAAGCAACCAAAAGTATTACCAATAGTTAGCCATTCCAAATTGGTTAAAAAAGCCTCCGCGCTTACCCATGTTATGCTATATCTAATGATGATAATTTTAATGATCAGCGGGTATTTAATTTCTACAGCCGATGGTAGGGCGATAGAGGTATTTAATTGGTTTTCAGTAGCAAGTGTTGGGGAATTATTTGCAAATCAAGAGGATATTGCTGGATTAGTGCACAAGTATTTAGCATACAGTTTAATTACTTTGGTTGTTGTTCATGCAGGAGCCGCAATTAAACACCATGTTATCGATAAAGATGACACATTAAAAAGAATGACTTCAAAATAA